From Candidatus Zixiibacteriota bacterium, one genomic window encodes:
- the rplF gene encoding 50S ribosomal protein L6 — translation MSRIGKMPVIIPDKAKVEIAGSKVTVTGAKGTLVHTIHPEISAKIEGKELLVSRPSDQKRHRALHGLTRALIQNMVTGVTEGFTRELEIIGVGFRAEAKGKVLQLNLGYSHPILFIPPEGIAIAYEAKENKLKISGADKALVGLTAAKIRSFRKPEPYKGKGVRYVGEQVRTKAGKTAG, via the coding sequence ATGTCGCGTATAGGCAAAATGCCGGTAATAATACCGGACAAGGCAAAGGTTGAAATCGCCGGATCGAAGGTCACTGTGACCGGAGCCAAAGGCACGCTTGTGCACACGATCCATCCGGAGATATCAGCTAAGATTGAAGGAAAGGAACTGCTTGTCAGTCGTCCTTCCGATCAAAAGAGACACCGCGCCCTTCATGGTTTAACGCGCGCGCTGATTCAAAATATGGTTACCGGCGTGACCGAAGGGTTCACTCGCGAGCTTGAAATAATCGGCGTCGGATTTCGCGCCGAAGCAAAAGGCAAAGTACTCCAGTTGAACCTCGGATACTCGCATCCGATTTTGTTTATTCCTCCTGAAGGAATCGCCATTGCCTATGAAGCCAAAGAAAATAAATTGAAGATATCCGGAGCGGACAAGGCCCTTGTCGGTCTTACCGCTGCAAAAATTCGTTCATTCCGCAAGCCCGAGCCCTACAAAGGCAAAGGCGTGCGATATGTCGGTGAACAAGTCAGAACCAAAGCCGGTAAGACAGCCGGTTAA
- a CDS encoding type Z 30S ribosomal protein S14 yields MAKKCLIEKQKRTPRFAVRAYSRCRRCGRPHAFMRRFGLCRICFRNMALAGDLPGVVKASW; encoded by the coding sequence ATGGCAAAGAAATGTCTCATAGAGAAGCAAAAGCGCACACCGAGGTTTGCGGTCCGCGCATATAGCCGCTGCCGCCGATGCGGACGTCCGCATGCATTTATGCGCCGATTCGGTCTGTGCAGAATTTGCTTCCGTAATATGGCCCTGGCCGGCGATCTGCCCGGCGTGGTAAAGGCCAGTTGGTAG
- the rplX gene encoding 50S ribosomal protein L24, which produces MRIRKGDNVLILCGQSRGKTGRVLFVIPDKDQVLVEGLNLRKKHQKPTQKSPKGGIISKEAPIHISNVALHVSGSKGPRPTRLSSRIIEDGGKRTKVRISRVTGEQI; this is translated from the coding sequence ATGCGCATAAGAAAAGGTGATAATGTTCTCATACTCTGCGGCCAAAGCCGCGGAAAGACGGGCCGCGTCCTGTTTGTAATCCCGGACAAAGACCAGGTGCTTGTCGAGGGACTGAACCTGCGCAAGAAGCACCAGAAGCCGACGCAAAAAAGCCCAAAGGGCGGTATTATTTCAAAAGAGGCCCCTATCCATATCAGCAATGTGGCGTTGCATGTCTCTGGCTCTAAAGGACCCCGTCCGACCCGTCTTTCAAGCCGGATTATTGAAGATGGCGGCAAGCGAACCAAAGTACGCATTAGCCGCGTGACTGGCGAACAGATTTAA
- the rplE gene encoding 50S ribosomal protein L5, translating into MARLKDKYTKDITPKLMKDNSYTSVMQVPRLSKITINIGVGEATQNAKVLEAAAGDLQAITGQKPLLTKARKSISNFKLREGLAIGCAVTLRREKMYEFFDRLVNVAMPRIRDFRGVSAKSFDGRGNYNLGLKEQLIFPEIDYDKIDKVRGMTISFTTTARSDDEARQLLAELGMPFQK; encoded by the coding sequence ATGGCAAGATTAAAAGACAAATACACAAAAGATATCACACCGAAATTGATGAAGGACAACAGTTATACATCAGTTATGCAGGTGCCGCGCTTATCAAAGATTACCATCAATATCGGCGTGGGTGAAGCGACCCAAAACGCAAAAGTTCTTGAGGCCGCCGCAGGCGACCTTCAGGCTATTACCGGACAAAAGCCGCTATTGACCAAAGCCCGTAAAAGCATCTCGAACTTCAAACTCCGCGAGGGGCTTGCTATCGGCTGCGCCGTGACATTGCGCCGCGAAAAGATGTACGAATTTTTTGACCGCCTGGTCAATGTTGCTATGCCGCGAATCCGGGACTTCCGCGGTGTGAGCGCGAAATCGTTCGATGGCCGGGGAAACTACAACCTCGGCTTGAAAGAACAGTTGATCTTTCCGGAAATTGACTATGATAAAATTGATAAGGTTCGTGGTATGACCATTTCGTTCACAACAACCGCGCGCTCCGATGACGAAGCCCGGCAGTTGTTGGCCGAACTGGGAATGCCCTTCCAAAAATAG
- the rpsQ gene encoding 30S ribosomal protein S17: protein MPETQQTIERTKRKIRQGTVVSNKMNKTIVIRIDRTIKHPLYSKTLKTSSKLYAHDEKNDAGIGDFVKVMETRPLSKTKRWRLIEVVEKAK from the coding sequence ATGCCGGAAACACAGCAGACAATTGAGAGAACCAAACGTAAGATTCGTCAGGGGACGGTCGTGTCGAACAAAATGAATAAGACAATAGTCATTCGTATTGACCGAACGATCAAGCATCCGCTGTATTCCAAGACTCTCAAAACATCGAGCAAGCTGTATGCTCATGACGAGAAAAACGATGCCGGTATCGGAGATTTTGTTAAAGTGATGGAAACTCGCCCGCTCTCGAAGACAAAGCGCTGGCGTTTGATTGAAGTGGTGGAGAAAGCGAAGTAG
- the rpsC gene encoding 30S ribosomal protein S3, with the protein MGQKTHPVGFRLGIIKGWNSRWYAPQRNFADLVFEDMMIKRYINKRLDNAGISAVIISRAAKKVTVDIHTSRPGIVIGRRGAEVDKLREELQMLTKKDILLNIVEVRKPELNAKLVADSVARQLEGRVSFRRAMKKALAATMKMGAEGIKIQCGGRLGGAEIARTEKYKDGRTPLHTLRADIDYALATANTTYGCIGVKVWICKGEILEAGQFIQDSSDAPKNEQQQAPRDMDQGGGRPRRDDRPSGGGRPGGGSGKPQQGGGRGDGRGPGGGRGRGGDNRGGGGSAERPRGRVRRPGDSDANAPRGRRPEGESGGSSTPTNPATPKKDV; encoded by the coding sequence TTGGGTCAAAAGACACATCCGGTCGGATTTCGCCTCGGGATTATCAAGGGCTGGAACAGCCGTTGGTACGCACCCCAGCGTAATTTCGCCGATCTCGTTTTCGAAGACATGATGATTAAGCGCTATATAAACAAGCGACTTGATAATGCCGGAATCTCCGCTGTGATAATCTCACGAGCCGCGAAAAAAGTTACTGTCGATATTCATACCTCGCGGCCGGGCATTGTTATCGGACGTCGAGGCGCCGAAGTCGACAAACTTCGCGAAGAATTACAGATGTTGACCAAGAAAGATATTCTGCTCAATATCGTCGAGGTCCGCAAACCTGAATTGAATGCTAAACTTGTCGCTGATTCTGTCGCCCGCCAACTCGAAGGACGTGTCTCTTTCCGACGCGCGATGAAGAAAGCTCTTGCCGCAACGATGAAGATGGGCGCTGAGGGAATAAAAATACAGTGCGGAGGACGCCTTGGAGGCGCTGAAATCGCCCGCACAGAAAAATACAAGGACGGCCGCACCCCGCTTCATACTTTGCGAGCTGATATTGATTATGCCCTTGCTACAGCCAATACGACCTATGGGTGTATCGGCGTGAAAGTATGGATATGCAAAGGCGAGATACTCGAAGCCGGCCAATTCATCCAGGACAGTTCCGACGCTCCCAAGAATGAACAACAGCAGGCCCCGCGCGATATGGACCAAGGCGGAGGTCGCCCTCGACGCGATGATCGCCCGAGCGGCGGTGGTCGTCCGGGTGGTGGCAGCGGCAAACCACAGCAGGGTGGCGGTCGAGGTGATGGGCGCGGACCTGGCGGGGGCCGTGGACGCGGCGGTGATAATCGCGGCGGTGGCGGCAGCGCTGAGCGTCCCCGCGGTCGTGTGAGACGCCCAGGTGATTCAGATGCCAATGCTCCAAGAGGTCGTCGTCCCGAAGGGGAGTCCGGCGGTAGCTCGACACCAACAAACCCGGCGACGCCGAAAAAAGACGTTTGA
- the rpmC gene encoding 50S ribosomal protein L29: MKISTLRELTRDELLQRRKDLEEELFNLRMRRSVKTLDNPLRLRHIGRDVGQIMTLLREDELGIRKLAESKTGILGEKQTKTKTKAKKES; the protein is encoded by the coding sequence ATGAAAATCAGTACTTTACGCGAATTGACGCGCGATGAACTTCTTCAGCGTCGCAAAGACCTCGAAGAAGAACTGTTTAATTTGAGAATGCGCCGCTCAGTCAAAACGCTTGATAATCCGCTTCGCCTGCGCCACATTGGCCGCGATGTCGGTCAGATCATGACTCTCCTGCGCGAAGACGAACTTGGAATTCGCAAGCTTGCCGAGAGCAAGACGGGCATTCTTGGCGAAAAGCAGACAAAGACTAAGACAAAAGCAAAAAAGGAAAGCTGA
- the rpsH gene encoding 30S ribosomal protein S8: protein MSMTDPVADLLTRLRNGSKAKRPAVDVPASNVKREIVRILKDTKYIRDYIELPDNKQGILRVYLRYSRGDAPVIRGIQRVSRPGLRKYIASDAIKLSTHNIQGISIISTSAGMMTNYDAAQRRIGGEVVLRCW, encoded by the coding sequence ATGAGTATGACCGATCCGGTCGCAGACCTGCTGACCAGACTTCGCAATGGCTCAAAGGCCAAACGGCCCGCCGTGGATGTTCCAGCGTCGAATGTCAAACGGGAGATTGTGCGAATTTTGAAAGACACAAAGTATATTCGTGACTATATCGAACTGCCGGATAACAAGCAGGGCATTCTGCGCGTGTATTTGCGTTACAGCCGGGGCGACGCGCCGGTTATTAGAGGAATCCAGCGCGTGTCACGTCCAGGACTGCGAAAGTACATTGCATCCGACGCAATAAAGCTCTCGACCCATAACATTCAGGGCATTTCGATTATTTCAACATCTGCCGGTATGATGACCAACTACGATGCCGCACAGAGACGTATCGGCGGCGAAGTCGTGCTGCGGTGCTGGTAG
- the rplR gene encoding 50S ribosomal protein L18 has translation MADKSKEKAFKSDRRRTRVRSKVAGTAQRPRLTVAKSLNNVFVQIIDDENNTTLVGISSNSKELKGSITDKDSKTAVAKKVGMKLAELSKAKGIGQVVFDRNKHRYHGRIKAVAEGAREGGLNF, from the coding sequence ATGGCAGATAAAAGTAAAGAAAAAGCGTTTAAAAGCGACCGTCGTCGCACCCGTGTGCGTTCCAAGGTCGCTGGTACCGCCCAGCGTCCGCGGTTGACTGTGGCAAAATCATTGAATAATGTTTTTGTGCAGATAATCGATGACGAGAACAACACGACCCTTGTGGGCATAAGCTCAAACTCAAAAGAGCTCAAGGGGTCGATTACGGACAAAGACTCCAAAACGGCCGTCGCAAAAAAGGTCGGCATGAAATTAGCCGAGCTATCTAAAGCCAAAGGCATCGGGCAAGTGGTCTTTGACCGCAACAAGCATCGATACCATGGCCGTATCAAAGCAGTAGCTGAAGGAGCCCGCGAAGGCGGCCTCAATTTTTAA
- the rplP gene encoding 50S ribosomal protein L16: MLQPKRSKFRKAQRGRMTGKAKGGAAVDFGEYGLKALEPCWLTNRQIEAARVALTRHIKRGGKIWIRVFPDKPVTKKPAETRMGKGKGAPEYWVAVIKPGRVLFEIEGVTEALAREALLLAANKLPLKTKFVSRAETEVI, translated from the coding sequence ATGTTGCAGCCCAAAAGAAGCAAGTTTCGAAAAGCCCAGCGTGGGCGGATGACCGGCAAAGCCAAAGGCGGAGCCGCAGTGGATTTCGGTGAGTACGGACTCAAGGCTCTCGAGCCGTGCTGGTTAACCAACCGGCAAATCGAAGCCGCTCGTGTGGCTTTAACCCGCCACATCAAGCGCGGTGGAAAAATTTGGATTCGGGTCTTTCCGGATAAGCCCGTAACAAAAAAGCCTGCAGAAACCCGTATGGGAAAGGGTAAAGGCGCGCCGGAGTATTGGGTGGCCGTTATCAAGCCGGGAAGAGTGTTGTTTGAAATTGAAGGCGTGACCGAGGCTTTGGCCCGCGAAGCGTTGTTACTTGCGGCCAATAAGTTGCCTCTGAAGACGAAATTTGTCTCACGCGCTGAGACCGAGGTAATATAG
- the rplN gene encoding 50S ribosomal protein L14 codes for MIQEFTVLTVADNSGAKRAMCFRILGGSRKKYASIGDIIVVAVKEAIPGGTVKKSEVCKAVVVRTKTAVLRKDGSRIRFSDNAAVIINEAKEPRGTRIFGPVARELRDKQFMKIVSLAPEVI; via the coding sequence ATGATTCAGGAATTTACAGTTCTTACGGTGGCGGATAATTCAGGCGCAAAGCGCGCGATGTGTTTCCGTATTCTCGGCGGTAGCCGCAAGAAATATGCGTCGATCGGCGATATTATCGTCGTTGCCGTCAAAGAAGCCATTCCCGGCGGAACGGTCAAGAAATCCGAGGTATGCAAAGCGGTGGTTGTGCGTACTAAGACCGCTGTGCTTCGCAAGGACGGCTCGCGGATCCGGTTTAGCGATAACGCCGCGGTGATTATCAACGAGGCCAAAGAGCCTCGTGGAACCCGCATTTTTGGCCCGGTCGCCCGTGAGCTTCGCGACAAGCAGTTCATGAAAATTGTATCCCTGGCCCCTGAAGTTATATAA